Sequence from the Flavobacterium sp. J372 genome:
GGAGAAGACTCCAGCTTTTTCTCACTATATGGGTTCTGCGTACTTTCATATGCCTGTGTATTGTAAAAATTTAGGGTAGCGGTTTTGGCATCGGTCACAAATTCAAGCCCTGTGTTACCTGACTTATACGGCAGGTATTCTTTAATCTGCCTCCCGTAAGCATCATATTCAATATGTGTGATAATATCTGTCCCAACACCCGATGCCTTACCGGCAACCTGCTGTATAGGCCTGCCAAGCCCGTCATAGTATGTTACAGCGGCATTTGCTTTTGAAGGATCGCTTGAGGATGTTTCTTCTTTGTACACCCGCGTACGTACGTAATTTTCTGTTGGTGTCTGCCCCAGTGCCAACACCGGTAGCAATAATAGTAAGTTTATTATTTTTTTCATTGCGTAAGGTGTTATTGTCTGTGATTATATTGAGTTTCGCTGAGCAGGTTGTTATCTTGATCGCGTACCTCTTTCAACCTGTTGAACTGGTCATATATATAGTTTGTAACCAATCCGTTAGGGTCGGTAATTTTTGTAACACCAACCAACGGCTTATACTCATAAGTGGTTACAAGTGCATTTGGCAGTACTGTCCTGATATTTGCAGGAGCTATTGTAAGACTTTTCAATGCTGCTTCTGTAGTACTCAATGCAGTTAAGACTTGCTGGAATGTCGCATTTTCAATTTTGGCAATAGGATATGTTCCTTTATATCCCCATATGTAGGACACGTAGTTACCATCAACCTGCCTTACTTCAAGGATGTTGCCGTTTGCAGTATCAATTTTTGTATACTGTATCTTGTCTTCAGGCGGGTTTGTTCCTTTTGCGGCTTTAATATATTCAGGCAAAAGCAAGTTTGTAGCAGTATTCCAGTTTGCAAACTTCGTTTTTGTTTCTGACAACTTCGTCCCATCTCTGTATGACTGTGTTATAAGAGGAATTTCACGCATATTTTTGTCCCGTAAAGCTGATATAACAGGCTCGCTGGCCATTTCAGAATCGCCTGCATAAAAATATTTAGTGATCAGCCTTTCATCTGCTGTGCTGGTAGATTGCCGCTGCTCGGCAAGGTTATAATGGCTGATATAATCATAAAAATATTCTGTGGTGACCTGGGCCGTACTCCCATTATCAAAATAATCGGTTGTAATTCTTTTGCCCAAGTCCATAGTGCCACCGGTCATGTAATAGGTTTTGTAGCCACCAGGACCATTAGGCTCTGTAGGATTAATTGCTATTGGTGTAATTGAAAATGGAATTGTATAATAACGCTCATTTTTTTCATAGCCTCCATTATATGGAGCATTAGCAGGTAAATTTTGCGTAATGGGAATCCTTACTGAAGGTTTTACAAAAGGATGATTACATATGGTTTCGCCATATTCAAGAGAATCTGCTAATCGATAACGATTATCGATTAATTTTACCAACTCATAATTACTACCATTCTTTTTATAATGTTTTACTTTTACCTCTTTGCCCCTCAGCCATTCATTATCTGTAGGTGGATGGTAAGGAAAATCATAATATCGTCCGGTATCATAAACTATTGAATATTCGTAATCTGTCCTCCCGATAGTGTTATTTCCTTCTCCATAATATTCTGTCACGTATTGATAACCTATATTATTACCCTGAAATGTTGTGAATGGACTTCCACCACCTGTTCCCCAAGGTTGCACAAATGTAGCGGGCTGCCCATTTAAGGAAAGTTTTGTAATAGATACAAAATTTGTTATTCCTAAAATCCTTCCACTCGGCTTTCCATCAGGTCCTGTATATGTATATGTTTTTGTAATAGCGGGAGCAGCATTTTCAGAATCCAGATATTCGATTTTCCTTATTCTGTTGCCTGCTGCATATATAACAGTAGTCCCTGAAAGATTTTCATTTGCACATATAAATTCATTGCCCATTATCTCGGCGTCCTGCTCATACCAGATTATTGTAGCTCTAAAATTTTTTGCAGGATTGTCTAAGACATAACCTTGTTGATTAGGATTTGTTATATAAGGCTCGGTAGCTTGTTTTTGGTATGCTACTTTTAGTTTGTATTTACCAGGCGCAAGTGAAATTGTTCTAGTCCCATAATATAATCTCTCGGGATTTTCATACTGTTGTGTAAAAACATTAAATTTTTCAATAGTAACATAAAATTCGCAGTCTAAGTTGGGCGGACTATTTGTACATCCTAGTGCTCCACCACAAGGACAGTCGGCGAGGCCCGGATCTGTTAATGTATATGTTATAAATCCTGTTTTGAGTGGTGAAATTGTAAAGACATCAGAATAGTTTCCCTGACCGTTATATTTTGGCAGGCCTGTATCAGTATCTATACTTGGAATCATACCTGCATCTATCTGAGACAATGAAACAACTCTAGTAAATAAAGGATTGGGGTTATCAAACTGTACAGATTCTGGAAAAACATTTAAACCTTTATTAGGTTCATAGTAAAAGTTTACACGACCACC
This genomic interval carries:
- a CDS encoding RHS repeat domain-containing protein, with translation MKSRLSALLSLFVTAVLAQDMPKVVPPSPEAAAAFKFTEMPVSLYSGMPNITIPLFEIESGGVTVPISLSYHARGVQVAEIASRVGTGWTLNAGGMVSQQIRGENDLAFPMSSCYDYQNFYSSISTRQYWGNYQFPGYGPCDQIPDVFSYSVIGISGKAMLDQRGGNIWLQQSYSDLKLSLPNNITDGQGNEYYFGEEQIITPEVRYPAVDIDISTDQKIVYGTGQVANIGNSVNNSSHPNTWHLTRIKTATGPEIKFFYRRETSWSWKRSYDKNIAPNNESHVSLATSNQQRIDSISFDKGKLVFEYQNTPRQDVWNSHSPQKITLYDKAGQFIKQVIFTYEYTKSNDQSNINFVLQSDTISYNRLFLKTVQFVDQNNNTLPPYTFIYDETVLPSRHSNSVDTWGYYNAKPNGAFLETGFSDRTVNSAVVGAGLLKTMIKPEGGRVNFYYEPNKGLNVFPESVQFDNPNPLFTRVVSLSQIDAGMIPSIDTDTGLPKYNGQGNYSDVFTISPLKTGFITYTLTDPGLADCPCGGALGCTNSPPNLDCEFYVTIEKFNVFTQQYENPERLYYGTRTISLAPGKYKLKVAYQKQATEPYITNPNQQGYVLDNPAKNFRATIIWYEQDAEIMGNEFICANENLSGTTVIYAAGNRIRKIEYLDSENAAPAITKTYTYTGPDGKPSGRILGITNFVSITKLSLNGQPATFVQPWGTGGGSPFTTFQGNNIGYQYVTEYYGEGNNTIGRTDYEYSIVYDTGRYYDFPYHPPTDNEWLRGKEVKVKHYKKNGSNYELVKLIDNRYRLADSLEYGETICNHPFVKPSVRIPITQNLPANAPYNGGYEKNERYYTIPFSITPIAINPTEPNGPGGYKTYYMTGGTMDLGKRITTDYFDNGSTAQVTTEYFYDYISHYNLAEQRQSTSTADERLITKYFYAGDSEMASEPVISALRDKNMREIPLITQSYRDGTKLSETKTKFANWNTATNLLLPEYIKAAKGTNPPEDKIQYTKIDTANGNILEVRQVDGNYVSYIWGYKGTYPIAKIENATFQQVLTALSTTEAALKSLTIAPANIRTVLPNALVTTYEYKPLVGVTKITDPNGLVTNYIYDQFNRLKEVRDQDNNLLSETQYNHRQ